The Ectothiorhodospiraceae bacterium BW-2 nucleotide sequence GCTACTCCCCCTCCTGCTACAGCACAATGGTGGCTATACTATTCTCGACTGTCACGCTTTAAGTGATCTCGATCAAGCTGCAATCCGGCTGCTGCGACGGCTGCACCACCTAGCTCTTGATAACCGCTGCCGACTGGTACTGACCGGCCTACAGGAGAGCCCGACCCTCTCCGAAAAGCTACAAAAGAGCGGCATACTCTACTTAGTAGGCGCAGAGCATCAGTTTGAGACGGTGCATGATGCCATATTTGCCTGCGAAGATCGGCTGCTAGATCGCGAGCTAGGGCCACACCGCTACCATACAACCGTCCCATGGAGTGCGTTTAACATTCTAAAGCTGTTTAGCCGTGTCGAGCTCGATCTGTTTGAGACCTATCTTGAACAGCAGCGGTATCCGGCCAAAACGGTTATCAGCCACCAAGGCGATCAGGATGGACGACTGCTGCTAGTTCGTTCGGGTCGCGTACTAGCGCTCTCCCGTGGTCGTCACGGCCGTTCCAAACTGCTCTACGCCTTCTGTCCCGGCAGTATGATTGGCGAGATGGCGCTACTTGACAATGAACCCCGCTCAGCCACCATTGTCGCCGAGATGGACTTAGCCGTTGCAGAGCTGACTCCGAAAGCCTTTAAGCGGCTACAGCAGGAGCAGCCCCAGTTGGCTAATCGACTCCTCTCCGGTATCGGTATTGTCATGAGCCAGAAGATCCGTACTTTAAATCGCACTGTGATGGCGCTAGAAGATTAACCCCCCTCATCTCAACGGCACTGACAGGAGTCACCCATGCAGAATCCACTACGCTACTACTTCTTTGACCCTTATGTGATCAAAATCGGTCTGGAGGGGGGAGTATGGGAACCAACCCCTCACGGCCTAGCCTTGGCCGAAGGGATGGTGGCAGCCCGAGAGGCGATCTGCCACCAAACCGTGTTAGAACTCGGCGCAGGTTGCGGCATTCATGCCATTTTAGCGGCCAAAATTGGCGCAGCAGCGGTCGATATTACCGAAATCAACCAGAGCTATCTCGACAATGCCGCTGCAAATGGCGCTCTAAACGGCATCAGCTACCGTCAGGCACTGGTGCGCGACTGGAGCCACTTTAGTGTCGCTGAAGGCTACGATCTACTCCTCTGTAATCCGCCCTTTTGCAAATCGGGAAAGCCGATACGACGCCACTTTATTCATCAATTGCTACAAGACACCCCTAAGTTGGTTAGATCCGGTGGTAAGCTGCTGTTTGTTCAAAGTAGCATGGCCGACTTTCGCCTTACCGAACAGCAGCTACAGGATCTAGGTATGAGCTACCGTGTGGTGCTGCAAAAACGGGGCGTGTTTCGCGACTACTATTTTACTGAGCCTAATTTTATGGAGGAGTCTGCCACCGTCGCTAATGGGTATGAGCTCATCGACGGCTGCTATATTGAGACGCTACGGGTCTATCTAGCGACGCTGCCCTAACCGGCGCAGCCAACGCTTAGGCGCGGGAGAGGGCTAAAAAATCACAGTTCAATCCCATTTTGAGCCATAATGCCCGCTTTATAGGCGTGTTTGATCTCTCGCATCTCGGTCACCGTATCGCCAATATCGAGAATCTCAGCCGGTGCCCCACGACCAGTTATCACTACGTGCTGCCTCGGCGGGCGCTGTTTAAGTACCGCAATCACCCCCTCTATCGGCAGGTAGTGGTACTGCAACACGATATTGAGCTCATCAAGCACTACGAGATCAAACGACTCATCAGTTAAAAATTTGACCGCCTGCGCCCAAGCCCGCTCTGCAGAGGCGATATCCTGCTGCCGGTTTTGGGTATCCCAGGTAAAGCCATCCCCCATCACATGAAATTCGACCTGCTCGGGAAAACGGCGATAGAACTGCTCCTCGCCGGTCACTATCGCCCCCTTGATAAACTGCACCACCCCAACGCGCATATTGTGCCCTAAGGAGCGGGCAATCATCCCAAATGCGGAGCTACTCTTTCCCTTGCCGTTACCGGTGTGAACCAGCACAATGCCGCGCTGCTGATTCGCTTTAGCAATCCCCTCATCGATATAGCTCTTTTTGCGTTGCATTCGCTGTTGATGACGCTGGTTCTTCTGCTTCTCAAGAGGATCGGCTGACATAAGGGCTCCTTGGTATGGTATGTAAGGGGGATGGGTGTTTATGGGGGTCAGGCAATGTCAATTCAAAGTCGGCTCTCACTCCGTCATTTGGCTAGATTTGGCCTTCCGACTGCACCCTAGTAGGCTTAAGGTGGTCATCACCATTAAGATCAGCGTATGCCAATCGGCCTGTGCCGATCCGCTGTCGTAGTGGCGACTGGCGCTAAAGGTCAAATAGCCCACCAAGATCAGAAAAAAGAGTCCACCTAACCACGGTACTAACCCTTGCTGACGAAAAAACCAGATCCCTTGCCAGATCGCCATGGCAGCATAGAGCCAGTGCAGTAGCTGGGTTAGCAGTGCATGCTCAAGCTCCAGTGTAAGCAGGCTAAAGCTCTGTGGCTGCACTATCGACATAACTCCCCAACTAATCCAGATCATTCCCATCATATAGCACACCCCAAATCCCTCTCGGCGAGGGGTCGGTTGTCGCTGTTCTGGCGGTGCAGGTAGTCTCATAATCATACTCTCAGATCAAATCGAAGGGGGGTATAGTGTAAAGCAGAACCGACTCTAAATCACAATCTATCCTAGCTCACTCCATGCTCTGCGAGCACACTGGTGAGGGAGCGCTAGCGGCACTATTTGAGCAACAGCAGTTGAAACCAGGCCTTGACACTACCACATTCGGCTGCAT carries:
- the cobO gene encoding cob(I)yrinic acid a,c-diamide adenosyltransferase — its product is MSADPLEKQKNQRHQQRMQRKKSYIDEGIAKANQQRGIVLVHTGNGKGKSSSAFGMIARSLGHNMRVGVVQFIKGAIVTGEEQFYRRFPEQVEFHVMGDGFTWDTQNRQQDIASAERAWAQAVKFLTDESFDLVVLDELNIVLQYHYLPIEGVIAVLKQRPPRQHVVITGRGAPAEILDIGDTVTEMREIKHAYKAGIMAQNGIEL